The Treponema primitia ZAS-1 genome has a segment encoding these proteins:
- the aroE gene encoding shikimate dehydrogenase, which translates to MAKSYRSELVGVFGCPVDENPTIVMEEAAFKAKNLNWRYITMLVKPENLDAAFEALRALNFAGVNLTIPHKVEALKYVDGLSKKAELIGAINTIINRDGKLFGENTDGAGFVQGMQKQGLELRGKSIVVLGAGGASRAICVECALAGAGKLLILNRTLHKADEIAAVVKKNTPCEVKTAEWKGTAHIPPCDILINATSIGLFPDPGFPDIFYEDITPAMIVQDIIPNPAKTEFLKKAKERGAMTYDGLSMLVEQGAIGFKLWTGQDAPTEVMHSALAKEFE; encoded by the coding sequence ATGGCAAAGAGTTATCGTTCCGAACTTGTGGGAGTATTTGGATGTCCGGTAGATGAAAATCCTACTATCGTGATGGAAGAGGCGGCTTTCAAGGCCAAGAACCTTAATTGGCGCTATATTACCATGCTGGTAAAACCCGAAAATCTGGACGCCGCCTTTGAGGCCCTCCGGGCGCTGAATTTTGCGGGGGTCAACCTGACCATACCCCACAAGGTAGAAGCCCTGAAATACGTAGATGGGCTGAGCAAAAAAGCGGAATTAATAGGAGCCATCAATACTATTATCAACCGGGATGGCAAATTATTTGGAGAAAATACTGATGGCGCAGGATTTGTCCAGGGTATGCAGAAACAGGGACTTGAACTCCGGGGCAAATCCATTGTCGTGCTCGGAGCCGGCGGCGCCTCCCGGGCAATCTGCGTGGAGTGCGCCTTGGCGGGAGCCGGTAAACTGCTGATCCTTAATCGTACCCTGCATAAGGCCGATGAGATCGCCGCGGTGGTAAAAAAGAACACCCCCTGCGAAGTTAAGACCGCCGAATGGAAGGGTACCGCCCATATCCCCCCCTGTGACATCCTGATCAACGCCACGTCCATAGGCCTTTTCCCGGACCCGGGATTCCCGGATATCTTCTATGAAGACATCACCCCGGCTATGATTGTACAGGATATTATCCCCAACCCTGCCAAAACTGAATTTTTGAAAAAGGCAAAAGAGCGGGGAGCCATGACCTATGACGGCCTGAGCATGCTGGTGGAACAGGGCGCCATTGGTTTTAAGCTCTGGACCGGCCAGGATGCCCCCACAGAGGTGATGCACAGCGCCCTGGCAAAGGAATTTGAATAA